Proteins encoded together in one Cicer arietinum cultivar CDC Frontier isolate Library 1 chromosome 4, Cicar.CDCFrontier_v2.0, whole genome shotgun sequence window:
- the LOC101491459 gene encoding uncharacterized protein, with product MENVSLWIQKEGQWKKDSLLDLCSSDKELSDEDSSKSHLKKLIKRSNSHSSIPVNAIQSQISRVLFKGLSFRNVHGLDNRIPKHMVSVDEKYLRRCLELVHNCAVKAAKWNMPMSLRATNMAVLSESFNTGKSFDGNIHDPQHFVFDCPVAAETRRVVISTDNGEEWSLGTVMGSKSMVNILNSALLQKFGASDRNDNLNRMDFSDAKGLVCYDFMDSSSGLSISSSYKHEKETPLARNHKYGSIPVHKRLASTSSATSTCSDWMSSTSTLSQGMIHSTWNQGIPRFVFSSDDQKEVYVAKLRKVESPDDKALDYVYQFHINKGGQKGRDREIPNDDLPLVGKMNVSTSFTLCQNNCKIMETEFTLFHNIEVYDKEMHTSEYSPMENKGLKKKVSQVFRTNPSSKHKTLSKSGGPSAVAESCPWDPHAHGGINLLDTNVPPPNFEMAAVVVKDHVPCNRPEKIGGWGLKFLNKSEVNKSALPFESCNNQNNADCSSSMSILIPAGPHGGPRTRNGGPSSLVDRWRSGGHCDCGGWDDGCPLTVLHKRSSKAEVLSQVDAKGECKSVDLVTQGSNDSSATLRMVNVHDGLYYTHFHPPLSALQSFSIAVAIIHMQSPTLRPNSAQELS from the exons ATGGAAAATGTAAGCTTATGGATTCAAAAAGAAGGCCAATGGAAAAAAGATTCATTGCTAGACTTATGCAGCAGTGATAAGGAATTATCAGATGAAGACTCTTCAAAGTCACATCTAAAGAAGTTGATTAAAAGGTCAAACTCTCATTCATCAATACCTGTAAATGCCATCCAATCACAAATCAGTAGAGTTTTATTCAAGGGTTTATCTTTTCGAAATGTCCATGGACTCGACAATAGGATTCCAAAGCATATGGTGAGTGTGGACGAGAAATATCTTCGTCGCTGCCTCGAATTGGTACATAACTGTGCAGTTAAAGCAGCTAAGTGGAACATGCCTATGAGCTTAAGAGCAACAAACATGGCAGTTTTATCAGAAAGCTTCAATACAGGTAAATCTTTCGACGGAAACATACATGATCCGCAACATTTTGTCTTTGATTGTCCAGTGGCCGCTGAGACCCGCAGAGTAGTTATAAGTACGGATAATGGAGAAGAATGGAGTTTAGGTACAGTTATGGGAAGCAAGAGTATGGTAAACATATTGAATAGTGCTTTGCTTCAGAAATTTGGTGCTTCGGATCGTAATGACAATTTGAACAGGATGGATTTCTCTGATGCTAAAGGATTGGTATGTTATGATTTTATGGACTCTTCTAGCGGTCTAAGTATCTCTTCGTCGTACAAACATGAAAAGGAAACCCCGTTGGCGCGGAATCATAAGTATGGATCCATTCCTGTTCATAAAAGGCTTGCTTCCACTTCTAGCGCCACCTCTACTTGTTCTGACTGGATGTCTTCAACTTCAACTTTGTCTCAGGGAATGATTCATTCTACATGGAATCAAGGGATTCCTCGTTTTGTTTTTTCCTCCGACGATCAGAAAGAGGTCTATGTAGCAAAACTGAGGAAGGTAGAGTCACCAGACGATAAGGCTTTGGACTATGTGTATCAGTTTCACATAAACAAGGGTGGTCAAAAGGGTCGTGATCGTGAGATTCCTAATGATGATTTGCCGCTTGTTGGAAAGATGAATGTATCAACAAGTTTCACCCTCTGCCagaataattgtaaaataatggAGACGGAGTTCACGTTATTCCATAACATTGAAGTTTATGACAAAGAAATGCACACATCAGAGTATTCTCCCATGGAGAACAAAGGGCTAAAGAAAAAGGTTTCACAAGTTTTCAGAACTAATCCATCATCGAAACACAAAACACTCTCAAAATCAGGCGGACCGAGTGCCGTAGCTGAGAGTTGTCCATGGGATCCACATGCTCACGGTGGAATCAATTTATTAGACACTAACGTTCCTCCTCCGAATTTCGAGATGGCTGCCGTTGTTGTAAAAGACCATGTTCCTTGTAATAGACCAGAAAAAATAGGAGGTTGGGGATTAAAATTTCTCAACAAATCTGAAGTAAATAAAAGCGCATTGCCTTTTGAAAGTTGTAATAATCAAAATAACGCTGACTGCTCATCTAGCATGAGCATTCTGATTCCAGCAGGCCCTCATGGCGGGCCTAGAACCAGAAACGGTGGTCCATCCAGTCTGGTAGATAGATGGAGATCTGGCGGTCACTGCGATTGTGGTGGTTGGGATGACGGATGTCCATTGACAGTACTTCACAAAAGATCTAGCAAAGCCGAGGTTCTGTCTCAAGTAGATGCGAAAGGCGAATGCAAGTCGGTTGATTTAGTTACTCAG GGTTCAAATGATAGCAGTGCCACATTAAGGATGGTAAATGTTCACGATGGTCTATATTATACTCATTTCCACCCACCTCTCTCTGCATTACAGTCTTTCTCCATTGCCGTGGCTATAATTCATATGCAAAGTCCTACTCTTCGGCCGAACAGTGCACAGGAGCTGTCATAA